A single genomic interval of uncultured Sunxiuqinia sp. harbors:
- a CDS encoding efflux RND transporter permease subunit, producing MGKESVRSGVGQKITSINEIEELLIQVPASGISRLGDIVTIKRSYLEPQNEALYYNKLGLTLGLSNESGINVVKLGERLDEKLAELQKELPAGFDVNQIYYPPDRVDAAVIDFMLNLAMSVGIVIVVLMFAMGLRSGLLISNGLIFTIFGTLIVMLGIGLPLHRFTLAAIILAMGMLVDNVIVVADGILVDLKSGMM from the coding sequence GTGGGCAAGGAGTCTGTTCGCAGTGGAGTCGGACAGAAAATTACGAGCATTAACGAAATTGAAGAGTTGTTAATTCAGGTCCCTGCAAGTGGAATTTCTCGTTTAGGTGATATTGTCACGATAAAACGATCGTATCTGGAACCACAAAACGAAGCATTATACTACAACAAGCTAGGTTTAACTCTTGGATTATCTAACGAAAGCGGAATTAACGTGGTAAAACTGGGCGAACGATTGGATGAGAAACTGGCAGAACTTCAGAAAGAACTTCCGGCGGGATTCGATGTCAACCAGATTTATTATCCGCCTGATCGCGTAGATGCAGCAGTGATCGATTTTATGCTGAATCTGGCAATGTCAGTGGGCATCGTGATTGTAGTGCTGATGTTTGCAATGGGGTTACGTTCGGGCTTGTTGATTTCAAATGGGTTAATATTCACTATTTTTGGAACATTGATTGTGATGCTGGGAATCGGTTTACCTCTACACCGTTTTACGTTGGCTGCCATTATTCTCGCTATGGGGATGTTGGTGGATAATGTCATCGTTGTGGCTGATGGTATTTTGGTTGATTTGAAATCTGGAATGATGTGA
- a CDS encoding Pycsar system effector family protein, whose product MKIVDQAKLFVINLFENQKNQKLTFHSLEHTLEVVRQSALIGQQEKLNEDELSAVLVAAWFHDTGYLIELENHEAASIDLARSFFKKHPRATAFVQLVEDCILATKRNREPQSLPEKIIMDADISHTGNSNFINISKTLRKERSNCTGVAISQEKYWQETLLFLENQQFFTDFAQREYEPVKKTNTEKVRALIDKQKKGVRPKEKSTTRGVESMFRLTANNQMRLSAMADKKANILISTNSILISVSAAAASSQPFSPTKQLIPAVIILFLSSLISLVFAILSCRPKIKPQRCSESDIKERKTNLLFFGNFSQIPYPLYDKSMKEMMDDYDYLYTNLIKDQYHLGLSLTRKYKLLRVAYDIFMYGFILAALLFIVSYFFFRV is encoded by the coding sequence ATGAAAATTGTTGATCAGGCAAAACTTTTTGTGATTAATCTTTTTGAAAACCAGAAAAATCAAAAGTTAACGTTTCACTCGCTCGAACATACGCTTGAAGTGGTCAGGCAGTCGGCTCTCATTGGTCAGCAGGAAAAACTGAACGAAGATGAGCTGTCGGCAGTTCTTGTGGCCGCCTGGTTTCACGATACAGGCTACCTTATTGAACTCGAAAACCATGAAGCTGCCAGCATTGATCTGGCTCGTTCTTTTTTCAAGAAGCATCCGCGCGCCACCGCTTTCGTTCAATTAGTTGAAGACTGTATACTTGCAACCAAGCGCAACCGAGAACCCCAAAGCCTTCCGGAAAAAATCATTATGGATGCAGATATTTCACATACGGGAAATTCAAATTTCATCAACATCTCAAAAACTCTCCGCAAAGAACGTTCAAACTGTACAGGAGTAGCTATTTCTCAGGAAAAATACTGGCAAGAAACACTTTTGTTTTTGGAAAACCAGCAGTTCTTTACCGATTTTGCCCAACGTGAGTATGAGCCTGTCAAAAAAACAAATACAGAGAAAGTTCGGGCCTTAATTGACAAACAAAAGAAAGGAGTACGTCCCAAAGAGAAATCAACTACACGCGGTGTTGAATCGATGTTCAGATTAACGGCCAACAATCAAATGCGCCTTAGTGCCATGGCAGATAAAAAGGCTAACATACTGATTTCCACAAACTCCATTTTAATTTCTGTTTCGGCAGCCGCAGCTTCCAGCCAGCCTTTTTCGCCTACGAAGCAATTAATTCCGGCGGTGATTATCTTGTTTCTTTCGAGCCTGATTTCGCTGGTTTTTGCCATTCTCTCTTGTCGCCCTAAAATTAAACCTCAACGATGTTCTGAGTCTGATATCAAAGAACGTAAAACAAACTTGTTGTTTTTCGGTAATTTCAGCCAAATCCCTTATCCGCTTTACGATAAATCAATGAAAGAGATGATGGATGATTACGATTACCTGTATACTAACCTCATTAAAGATCAATACCATTTAGGCTTGTCGCTCACCCGCAAATATAAATTGCTTAGGGTAGCGTACGATATTTTCATGTATGGTTTTATCCTGGCTGCTTTGCTTTTCATTGTTTCCTACTTCTTTTTTCGGGTCTAA
- a CDS encoding histidine phosphatase family protein, producing MIRYLLSFIFFVNAVSLFAQESGSTPREIYLVRHAQVDLETPGLCFSGKAQKVHEQYDESPVVAFDPEPVRQQIDARYPAVYTSTLPRAIETAIRLFPDHDSIQASALFNEYDLSIVSVPILPLPYKLWTGVSRAVWFLHLNRHDETRSDAKQRMRQATDLLVEQSQKQRKIVLVAHGFLIADMRRELEKRGWEIIFSEGNKNLAVTKLVYSHS from the coding sequence TTGATCAGATATTTACTCTCTTTTATTTTTTTTGTGAATGCGGTTAGCCTGTTTGCACAGGAATCCGGCTCAACACCACGCGAGATTTACCTTGTACGCCATGCGCAGGTTGACCTTGAAACGCCGGGCTTATGCTTTTCGGGCAAAGCACAAAAAGTACACGAGCAGTACGATGAAAGTCCGGTAGTAGCTTTCGATCCTGAGCCTGTTCGCCAGCAAATTGATGCTCGTTATCCAGCGGTTTACACCAGTACGTTGCCCCGGGCGATCGAAACGGCCATCCGGCTTTTTCCTGATCACGATTCCATCCAGGCCTCGGCTTTATTTAATGAGTATGATTTATCGATTGTGTCGGTACCCATCTTGCCGCTACCTTATAAATTATGGACGGGCGTGTCTCGGGCTGTTTGGTTTCTTCATTTAAACCGACACGACGAAACCCGCTCGGATGCGAAACAGCGGATGCGCCAGGCAACCGACTTATTGGTTGAACAAAGCCAAAAACAGCGGAAAATTGTTTTGGTTGCTCATGGTTTTTTAATTGCAGATATGCGCCGTGAGCTGGAAAAGCGAGGCTGGGAAATTATTTTTAGCGAAGGAAACAAGAATCTGGCTGTCACTAAATTGGTGTATTCCCACTCATAA
- a CDS encoding LytTR family DNA-binding domain-containing protein, with translation MIDLTIERLEEELDPDSFFRTNRSTVIHINAIRKFESHFGGKLVLRLIQPFDRAITISRLKATEFKKWIGR, from the coding sequence GTGATTGATTTGACTATCGAAAGACTGGAAGAGGAACTTGATCCTGATTCTTTTTTTCGTACTAATCGTAGTACTGTCATTCATATCAACGCTATCCGGAAATTTGAAAGTCATTTTGGAGGTAAACTGGTCTTGCGCTTAATCCAACCTTTCGACCGTGCGATAACCATAAGTCGGTTAAAAGCTACTGAATTTAAAAAATGGATTGGACGTTAA
- a CDS encoding adenylate/guanylate cyclase domain-containing protein: protein MKLLIGLKMNRLIFNIIAWNLNLHLFLFLNYLVYPQIVVEGAKIFQFMYANHAATFSLGTLVAFSSWIVEDVIFYSYLSKKSLGLYFLWRIFFVSVLLIVVFLIISIYHYHNKIFSNISEFFDLVKWFFFNRTALYLFLVGIFISSNINFFKAIRQKVGFEKFYPIISGYYRSPKEENRIFIFIDLISSTRYAELLGHEKYSSFLQECFKYLGILEIKYRAMLYQFVGDEVVLSWPAEDERNFRRAVKFYYEYVAILNSHVDSFLEKFGIRPEFTASINSGKIMVSEVGTIKSEIAFHGDVLNTAARIQKQCKSFKRPLLVTGRFARNFEPVSEGFQLEWLSDDPLIGKSKRVAIYAVALSGENKDNHTLSPDVRPEKRSRKQ from the coding sequence ATGAAGCTATTGATCGGGTTGAAAATGAATCGGCTAATTTTTAATATTATAGCCTGGAATCTCAACTTGCATTTATTCTTGTTTTTGAATTATCTCGTGTATCCTCAGATTGTTGTTGAGGGTGCTAAAATTTTTCAGTTTATGTATGCCAACCATGCGGCTACATTCTCCCTGGGCACCTTAGTCGCTTTTAGTTCATGGATAGTTGAAGATGTTATTTTCTATAGTTACCTTTCCAAAAAGAGTTTGGGCTTATACTTTTTGTGGCGCATCTTTTTCGTGAGTGTTTTGTTAATTGTAGTTTTCCTGATCATATCCATTTATCATTATCACAATAAAATATTCTCTAACATTTCAGAGTTTTTCGATTTAGTAAAATGGTTTTTCTTTAACCGTACGGCTTTGTATCTATTTCTGGTCGGCATATTTATTTCTTCCAATATTAATTTTTTCAAAGCCATTCGACAAAAGGTTGGATTCGAAAAGTTTTATCCGATCATTTCAGGATATTATCGTTCGCCTAAAGAAGAAAACCGAATCTTCATTTTTATTGACCTGATTTCGTCTACACGGTATGCCGAGTTATTAGGACATGAGAAGTACAGTTCATTTTTGCAAGAATGTTTTAAATACCTGGGCATTTTGGAAATTAAATATCGCGCCATGCTTTACCAGTTTGTTGGCGACGAGGTGGTGCTAAGCTGGCCGGCCGAGGATGAGCGAAACTTTCGTCGTGCAGTTAAATTTTACTACGAATATGTAGCCATATTAAATAGCCATGTCGACTCTTTTTTAGAGAAGTTTGGTATTCGTCCGGAGTTTACCGCGTCGATTAATTCCGGGAAAATTATGGTCTCTGAAGTAGGAACGATTAAAAGCGAAATTGCCTTTCATGGCGATGTACTCAATACGGCTGCCCGCATTCAAAAGCAATGCAAAAGTTTTAAGCGGCCACTTTTAGTAACGGGACGTTTTGCACGGAACTTTGAACCGGTTTCAGAAGGTTTTCAGCTCGAATGGTTATCGGACGATCCGCTGATTGGAAAAAGCAAACGCGTAGCAATCTATGCCGTCGCTCTTTCTGGAGAAAATAAAGATAATCACACCTTATCTCCAGATGTTAGACCCGAAAAAAGAAGTAGGAAACAATGA
- the alr gene encoding alanine racemase, translating to MKQHHISVIVSRKRFANNIRILKKYVYPAKLSVVMKADAYGHGLAGMVETAISAGADSIGISTNPEAHLVRAVSQDFPLIRLRMALPEELKESVTGLNIEEQVGSWETSEYLSREGIRRGLPVSVHINLDTGMGRGGFSINEIDTIRRVIALPGLRIVGVMAHYANADATTMDYSLAQNQKFDHFVEALALELPDDVLFHTHNSAATMRLPNLRRDMVRVGAACYGVRTSHNFSNLPDLKPCMIVKTRITQVRNIPAETKIGYGSLYTTKRPSRIAAIPVGFGEGYPRALFNKGIVLIGGHRCPVVGRVSLNITTIDVTELPYVPKWGDEVVLIGDQENETITFEEMAEKFQSVHTEINLMAGSMNEINYQ from the coding sequence ATGAAGCAACATCACATATCTGTTATCGTTTCGCGTAAGCGATTTGCCAATAATATCAGGATATTAAAAAAATACGTTTATCCAGCAAAGTTGTCGGTGGTTATGAAGGCTGACGCATATGGTCATGGTCTCGCGGGTATGGTCGAAACGGCTATTTCGGCAGGAGCTGACTCTATTGGCATCTCTACCAACCCAGAAGCACATTTGGTGCGTGCCGTGTCGCAAGATTTTCCATTAATAAGGCTGCGAATGGCCTTGCCTGAAGAACTAAAGGAGTCGGTGACGGGACTGAATATTGAGGAACAGGTTGGAAGCTGGGAAACTTCGGAATATCTTAGTCGTGAAGGAATACGGCGCGGCTTACCGGTTTCGGTGCATATCAATCTCGATACGGGAATGGGGCGAGGTGGTTTCAGTATTAACGAAATCGACACGATCAGGCGGGTCATAGCGCTACCCGGGCTACGCATTGTTGGTGTAATGGCCCATTATGCAAATGCCGATGCCACAACGATGGATTATAGTCTTGCTCAAAATCAGAAATTTGATCATTTTGTTGAAGCATTGGCTTTGGAGCTACCAGACGATGTTCTTTTTCATACCCACAACTCTGCAGCAACGATGCGCCTGCCAAACTTGCGACGCGATATGGTTCGTGTCGGTGCTGCTTGCTATGGAGTACGAACATCGCATAACTTCAGTAATCTACCCGATCTGAAACCCTGTATGATAGTAAAAACCAGAATTACGCAAGTTCGAAACATCCCGGCAGAAACAAAAATTGGCTATGGAAGCCTCTATACCACCAAACGCCCCTCACGAATTGCGGCAATACCCGTTGGGTTTGGTGAAGGCTATCCACGTGCATTGTTCAACAAGGGTATCGTATTAATCGGTGGACATCGATGTCCGGTAGTCGGTCGGGTTTCTCTAAATATCACAACGATTGACGTTACCGAACTGCCATATGTTCCAAAATGGGGTGACGAAGTAGTGCTGATCGGTGATCAGGAAAATGAAACCATCACCTTCGAGGAAATGGCCGAGAAGTTTCAAAGCGTGCACACAGAAATCAATTTGATGGCGGGAAGTATGAATGAAATCAATTATCAGTAA
- a CDS encoding BamA/TamA family outer membrane protein yields MRKILIFFITCLIVSVSSAQIGNKIAFSLFMIGNVGDYNPSDSAQVRLFQRILQYNQNPKGLLFLGNNVYPGLSDILSEDFDELVNDSQFEPLREFEGPMAFIAGWTDWAYGTSAGKDMVKWEYKTIHQQLEDKEIYMPEGACPGPVEVNLNDSLTLILLDTQWWLHPYDTRMGKCDLEDENDAWLNLQDVLRRNRNKEVVVAGFYPVVSYGEYGGYFSRAKDILAFPLTAYRKYLGTRLDLAHPNYKEFRESLQSILEEFPNVVYVSSHERNFQCFSQNDVHYIIGGSLKAGQYVAEKKVTCGSKSSGFSKLDFYVDGRVKLSFVPLGQDEEPECEELLYRYTKEADPERLDFITQTFPDYVWHAASQQYKTKESAYKWMGENYRAVWSTPIKAPVFDIEKAYGGLDIVKRGGGQQTHSLRLEADHGHQYALRSLEKFVEGALPDQVRNTLALDVLQDNISASNPYAALPVAQLAEAAGIYHTNPGVVYVPNDKRLDEYKDDVADNLFLLEERPSGDWSNQASFGFSEDIVGTDDVLDKIEDNPDDQLDQQAVLKARLFDTFINDWDRHDDQWRWASFKNEGKTIYQPIPRDRDQAFYLNEGILPWLATRKWLLPKFQGFDTITTNMNGLTFNARYFDRTFLTEPDWKAWQLTIDTLQQALTDEKIEQSMEAFPDAVQPLVADKTARILKARRENLGKMARQHYLALAEKVDVVGSDEEDLFEVTRLNDEETEVTVSEISKKHRFKQQYYHRIFKTGETREIRLYGFGKDDLFKLEGVVKRGPVVRVIGGKGRDSIQNQSVVKQWGNQTFVYDRKKNTHLEETGDTRILLSANKRINHYDRMDFTYDVVKPGVFMGYNADDGLFIGGGPIFYKQHFRRHTTQSVLTNFAINTNAFNVKYEFESESEVNGFDHHFAYEIKAPDYAMNYFGMGNESEKDDRFEDDYYRLRVNQHMVAYRLGHRFGKTAFKESRDGSINESELQVGLSFKRTNVEEFEESFRFIADLANNGLQQKDLDRQIFAGLTVSYQLSNLDQEVNAKRGYVLTVDGQQYFQLNDGGQNFLKLNADLRAYLSFTKDPRTVLAFRVGGSSVFGNYPFLEAAQLGGKTNLRGYLRDRFYGDQSVYQNTELRYKLSDFSSYIINGEVGVLGFYDSGRVWLDGEDSDGWHKGYGTGIWLSPFDMTIFTATYNWSNEDNMLQVTLNFKF; encoded by the coding sequence ATGAGAAAAATACTTATTTTTTTTATAACCTGCCTGATTGTTTCTGTTAGTTCCGCCCAAATCGGTAATAAAATAGCTTTTAGTTTGTTTATGATCGGGAATGTGGGCGATTATAATCCGTCCGATTCGGCACAGGTTCGGCTATTTCAGCGAATTCTTCAGTATAACCAAAACCCCAAAGGGCTTCTTTTTCTTGGTAATAATGTATATCCTGGGTTATCGGATATTTTGTCGGAAGATTTTGATGAGCTGGTGAATGATTCGCAATTTGAACCGTTGCGCGAATTTGAAGGACCTATGGCCTTTATTGCCGGATGGACCGATTGGGCTTACGGAACGTCGGCAGGAAAAGATATGGTGAAGTGGGAATATAAGACGATTCATCAACAGTTGGAGGATAAAGAAATTTACATGCCCGAAGGAGCGTGCCCCGGGCCGGTTGAGGTGAACTTGAATGATTCGCTCACGCTCATTTTACTTGATACTCAATGGTGGTTGCATCCTTACGACACACGCATGGGAAAATGTGATCTGGAAGATGAAAACGATGCCTGGCTGAATCTTCAGGATGTTTTACGCCGCAACAGAAATAAGGAAGTGGTGGTGGCTGGTTTCTACCCCGTTGTTTCATATGGTGAATACGGCGGCTATTTTTCGAGAGCAAAAGATATTTTAGCATTCCCCCTGACGGCTTACCGAAAATATCTGGGGACAAGACTGGATTTGGCTCATCCAAACTACAAGGAGTTCCGCGAAAGCTTACAATCAATCCTTGAAGAGTTTCCGAACGTGGTTTACGTTTCCTCACACGAACGAAATTTCCAGTGTTTTTCACAGAATGATGTACACTACATTATTGGTGGATCGCTAAAAGCGGGTCAATATGTTGCAGAGAAAAAAGTGACATGTGGAAGTAAAAGTAGCGGATTTTCAAAGCTTGATTTTTATGTTGATGGGCGTGTGAAGTTGTCGTTTGTGCCGTTGGGACAAGACGAAGAACCTGAGTGTGAAGAGTTACTGTATCGATACACGAAAGAAGCAGATCCCGAGAGGCTTGACTTTATTACTCAAACCTTTCCGGATTACGTTTGGCATGCTGCCAGTCAGCAATATAAAACCAAGGAGTCGGCATACAAATGGATGGGAGAAAACTACCGCGCGGTATGGTCGACACCAATTAAAGCACCTGTTTTTGATATTGAAAAGGCATATGGAGGACTGGATATTGTCAAACGTGGGGGCGGACAGCAGACTCACTCGCTTCGGCTTGAGGCAGACCATGGGCACCAGTATGCTTTGCGCTCTTTGGAAAAATTTGTGGAAGGCGCTCTTCCCGATCAGGTGAGGAACACGTTGGCGCTTGATGTGCTGCAGGACAATATTTCAGCTTCGAATCCATACGCTGCTTTGCCTGTAGCCCAATTGGCAGAAGCTGCAGGAATCTATCATACTAACCCTGGTGTGGTGTATGTTCCGAATGATAAACGGTTGGATGAGTATAAGGATGATGTGGCAGATAACTTGTTTTTGCTTGAAGAACGGCCGTCGGGTGATTGGTCGAACCAAGCCAGCTTTGGTTTTTCAGAAGATATTGTTGGAACAGACGACGTGTTGGATAAAATTGAAGATAATCCGGACGATCAGCTCGATCAGCAGGCAGTGCTGAAAGCTCGTTTATTTGATACCTTTATCAACGATTGGGACCGGCACGACGACCAGTGGCGATGGGCTTCGTTTAAAAATGAGGGAAAAACGATTTACCAACCGATTCCCCGCGACCGTGACCAGGCTTTTTATTTGAATGAAGGCATTTTACCTTGGCTGGCAACCCGTAAATGGCTACTGCCCAAATTTCAGGGTTTTGATACCATTACAACAAATATGAATGGGCTGACTTTTAATGCCCGCTATTTTGATCGTACTTTTTTAACTGAGCCAGACTGGAAAGCATGGCAGTTAACCATTGATACTTTACAACAGGCGCTGACCGATGAAAAGATTGAGCAGTCGATGGAGGCTTTTCCTGATGCGGTGCAGCCATTGGTGGCCGACAAAACAGCTCGTATTTTAAAAGCACGTCGTGAGAACCTCGGTAAAATGGCGCGGCAGCATTACCTGGCGTTGGCCGAGAAGGTTGACGTGGTGGGAAGCGATGAAGAAGATTTGTTTGAAGTGACACGGCTGAATGATGAAGAAACGGAAGTAACTGTTTCCGAAATATCTAAGAAACATCGATTCAAACAACAATATTACCATCGTATTTTTAAAACGGGCGAAACCAGGGAGATTCGGCTGTATGGTTTTGGGAAAGATGATCTATTTAAGCTGGAAGGAGTGGTGAAGCGCGGGCCAGTGGTGCGCGTCATCGGCGGAAAGGGAAGAGACTCCATTCAAAATCAATCGGTGGTGAAGCAGTGGGGAAACCAAACGTTTGTATACGACCGAAAGAAGAATACGCATCTCGAAGAAACAGGTGATACGCGCATTCTCTTGTCGGCCAACAAACGCATCAACCATTACGACCGCATGGACTTTACTTACGATGTAGTGAAGCCGGGAGTTTTTATGGGATATAATGCCGATGATGGATTGTTTATAGGGGGCGGGCCTATTTTCTATAAACAGCATTTCCGGCGGCATACCACGCAATCCGTTTTGACCAACTTTGCTATAAATACCAATGCCTTCAATGTGAAATATGAATTTGAATCGGAAAGCGAAGTCAACGGATTTGACCATCATTTTGCGTATGAAATAAAAGCACCCGACTACGCCATGAACTATTTTGGTATGGGAAATGAGTCGGAGAAGGATGATCGTTTTGAAGATGATTATTACCGCTTGCGGGTGAACCAGCACATGGTAGCCTATCGGTTGGGGCACCGTTTCGGAAAAACAGCATTCAAAGAGTCGAGAGATGGTTCGATTAATGAAAGCGAACTGCAAGTGGGCCTGTCGTTCAAACGAACCAATGTGGAAGAGTTTGAGGAAAGTTTCCGGTTTATTGCCGACCTGGCAAACAACGGGCTGCAGCAAAAAGATCTGGACCGGCAGATATTTGCGGGACTAACGGTTAGTTATCAATTGTCGAATCTTGATCAGGAGGTGAATGCCAAGCGTGGTTATGTGCTGACGGTAGATGGGCAGCAATATTTTCAGTTGAACGACGGTGGCCAGAACTTTTTGAAGCTGAACGCTGATTTGCGAGCCTACCTCAGTTTCACGAAAGATCCGCGAACAGTGCTGGCGTTCCGTGTTGGCGGAAGCTCGGTATTTGGAAACTATCCATTTTTAGAGGCTGCTCAATTGGGAGGCAAAACCAACTTGCGTGGATACCTGCGCGATCGGTTCTATGGCGATCAGTCGGTATATCAAAACACCGAACTTCGGTACAAACTGTCCGACTTTTCATCATACATTATCAACGGAGAAGTGGGAGTGTTGGGTTTTTACGATTCGGGACGTGTTTGGCTTGACGGCGAAGATTCTGACGGCTGGCACAAAGGTTATGGCACCGGCATTTGGTTGTCTCCTTTCGATATGACTATTTTTACAGCAACTTATAACTGGAGCAACGAAGACAACATGCTACAGGTAACTTTAAACTTTAAATTTTGA